In the Mya arenaria isolate MELC-2E11 chromosome 11, ASM2691426v1 genome, one interval contains:
- the LOC128208240 gene encoding galactosylceramide sulfotransferase-like, which produces MRLIRRKAKTLLLLFILFIILGYLLLHSRRHDPMKEFDYGMYGKDDHDHISVDTDYNDPFESFLIKDLKVHNKIKDHTCLEQRNFVFIKTMKCATQTMVQILRRFGYRRHLNFVLPKGNNIYIGWPYIPEPQDYRKSSQGFNALVEHSVYNETVMKNMMPVNTRYVTILREPFSQFKSAFHYFNVANITKMKPSKDQVFDYLHNLESYEHFYKSSQTATIRYCIPDGFSVTKNMLSHCLGMPLGFPAGRENIASDFAKVQEYISTLDRNFMLVMIMEYFHESLVLLKRLMCWSLEDIIYHTTNVGVYSYKNKPADPDSLKIYKQWSHLDFILYDHFNRSFWKKVEKQGKDFFEEVKEYNTIQEQVSKFCSDLGDGENMLRIPASSFSNEIEIKKDYCMMLGVDLLTFLKTRSEREEEWPDTATQQQGTKRGC; this is translated from the coding sequence ATGCGGCTCATTAGAAGAAAAGCAAAGACACTTTTGCTgctgtttatattgtttattattctgGGATATCTGCTGTTACATTCAAGAAGACATGATCCAATGAAGGAGTTTGATTATGGAATGTATGGCAAAGATGACCATGATCATATTAGTGTAGACACTGATTACAATGACCCCTTTGAATCTTTCTTGATAAAGGATCTAAAAGTTCATAACAAAATCAAGGATCATACATGCTTAGAACAAAGAAACTTTGTGTTTATCAAGACAATGAAGTGCGCGACGCAGACTATGGTGCAGATTTTACGGAGGTTCGGCTACAGACGACATCTAAATTTCGTACTGCCCAAAGGGAATAATATATACATTGGATGGCCATATATCCCTGAACCACAGGATTATAGAAAATCTAGCCAAGGCTTTAATGCTCTTGTAGAACATTCTGTGTATAATGAAACAGTAATGAAAAATATGATGCCCGTTAACACAAGATATGTAACTATACTAAGAGAACCATTCAGCCAGTTTAAGTCAGCCTTTCATTACTTTAATGTtgcaaatatcacaaaaatgaaaCCTTCGAAAGATCAGGTGTTTGACTATCTACACAATCTGGAAAGTTATGAACACTTCTACAAAAGTAGTCAGACAGCTACAATACGATACTGCATTCCGGATGGATTttctgttactaaaaatatgcTGTCTCATTGCCTGGGAATGCCACTGGGGTTTCCCGCTGGAAGAGAAAATATTGCCTCAGATTTTGCTAAGGTTCAAGAGTATATCTCAACATTGGATAGGAACTTTATGCTCGTAATGATAATGGAATATTTCCATGAGTCCTTAGTTTTACTTAAACGTTTAATGTGCTGGTCTTTAGAAGATATTATTTATCATACAACAAATGTAGGAGTATATTCATACAAGAATAAGCCAGCTGATCCTGATAGtcttaaaatatacaaacaatggagCCACCTAGACTTTATATTATATGACCATTTCAACAGAAGTTTCTGGAAGAAAGTTGAAAAACAGGGCAAAGACTTCTTCGAAGAAGTGAAAGAGTACAATACAATCCAGGAACAAGTCTCTAAATTCTGCTCAGACCTAGGGGACGGTGAAAACATGCTGCGAATTCCAGCCTCAAGTTTTAGCAATGAGATTGAGATAAAGAAAGACTACTGTATGATGCTTGGGGTGGATCTGCTCACCTTCCTGAAGACCCGCTCTGAGAGGGAGGAGGAGTGGCCGGACACAGCCACACAACAACAGGGGACAAAACGGGGCTGCTAA